The genomic window acacacacacacacacacacacacacacacacacacacacacacacacacacacactacagttcatatactcctctctccacccctcacaCTCAGCTAATTGAAAGCTGATATTGAACTTACACCATTGCTTTACCTTCTAAAGGTTCTGGAAATAATTTTCCAGTACTTATTCTTCAATAAAATGACTACTACACACACATTTACCATTTACACAATCTATTGCTGACATTTAAGTTAAGTCAAACCTTAGAATATAGTGACTcgtgtgtgtgagcgtgagcGTAATGTTGATCTTTGATTCCTGGTTGATTGCCTGTTAATGTTATGAGAGGACACCATCTCTGCTGACACCCAGCTAATTGGACGTGAGGACCTTGATAAGCTGAAATGGGGGTGTTTGAGTTGGACTGGGCTGGAAAACGAACCCCTGCATACTCCAGGGCATCTCCAGGACCAGGGCTGAAGAATCGCTCCCAACGCTGCCCCCTGTCAAAACCCTGTTGTATTACAGCTAATCAGTCTCTTctgccctttgtgtgtgtgtgtgtgtgtgtgtgtgtgtgtgtgtgtgtgtgtgtgtgtgtgtgtgtgtgtgtgtgtgtgtgtgtgtgtgtgtgtgtgtgtgtgtgtgtgtgtgttacatgctgaccacagtGCTCACGTTGCGAGCATTGcgaaataaatgtacacatacaggcgtggccaaaagttttgagaatgacacaaatattaattttcacaaagtctgctgcctcagtttgtatgatggcaatttgcatatactccagaatgttatgaagagtgatcagatgaattgcaattcattgcaaagtccctctttaccatgcaaatgaactgtatcccccaaaaacatttccactgcatttcagccctgccacaaaaggaccagctgacatcatgtcagtaattctctcgttaacacaggtgtgagtgttgacaaggacaaggctggagatcaggtcatgctgattgagttcgaataacagactggaagcttcaaaaggagggtggtgaagggcctcccgggtggcgcagtggtctaaggccaccagagattctgggttcgagcccaggctctgttgcagccggccacgaccgggaggtccatggggcgacgcacaattggcacagcgtcgtccgggttagggagggtttggccggtagggatatccttgtctcatcgtgcactagcgactcctgtggcgggccgggcgcagtgcgcgctgaccaggttgctaggtgtacgctgtttcctccgacacattggtgcggctggcatccgggttggatgcgcgctgtgttaagaagcagtgcggcttggttgggttgtgtttcggaggacgcatggctctcgaccttcgtctctcccgagcccgtacgggagttgtagcgatgagacaagacagtaactactaacaattggataccacaaaattggggagaaaaaggggggtaaaaaaaagagggtggtgcttggaatcattgttcttcttctgtcaaccatggttacctgcaaggaaacacgtgccgccatcattgctttgcacaaaaagggcttcacaggcaaggatattgctgccagtaagattgcacctaaatcaaccatttatcggatcttcgaggagagcggttcaattgttgtgaagaaggcttcagggcgcccaagaaagtccagcaagtgccaggaccgtctcctaaagttgattcagctgtgggatctgggcaccaccagtacagagcttgctcaggaagggcagcaggcaggtgggagtgcatctgcacgcacagtgaggagaagacttttggaggatggcctggtgtcaggaagggcagcaaagaagccacttctctccaggaaaaacatcagggacagactgatattctgcaaaaggtacagggattggactgctgaggactagggtaaagtcattttctctgatgaatcccctttccaattgtttggggcatctggaaaaaaaaaaggtgagcgctaccatcagtcctgtgtcatgccaacagtaaagcatccggagaccattcatgtgcggggatgcttctcagccaagggagtgggctcactcacaattttgcctaagaacacagccatgaataaagaatggtaccaccacatcctccgagagcaacttctcccaaccatccaggaacagtttggtgacgaacagtgccttttccagcatgatggagcaccttgccataaggcaaaagtgataactaagtggctcggggaacaaaacatcgatattttgggtccatggccaggaaactccccacaCCTTAATCCCATtaagaacttgtggtcaatcctcaagaggcgggtggacaaacaaaaacccacaaatagtCCAAGCattaattatgcaagaatgggctgccatcagtcaggatgtggcccagaagttaattgacagcatgccagggtggattgcagaggtcttgaaaaagaagggtcaacactgcaaatattgactctttgcatcaacttcatgtaattgtcaataaaagcctttgacacttatgaaatgcttgtaattatacttcagtattccatagtaacatctgacaagaatatctaaagacactgaagcagcaaactttgtggaaattaatatttgtgtcattctcaaaacgtttggccacgactgtacatgttATTTAAtgattgcacccacactgctttcgggagtcaacgagcgtctgcgtagccaggcgctaaaatagaacttggttctatttgtgatgcttgacgcgctgcaagtcccgcctctcccagctcctcattggtttttaggagcaaaTACCCACGTGTGCGATTTGAAAGATGAAATCAGGTCcacagtccagttggtggtggtaatgcaccttaaagttggttgccaaccgccatataaagtcaaaggagaagaagaaacttgaaggaggagagattactagaaacaaactccgtttacccttttatctgtagattcattgttggagtagaggaacttgtgcatttcaggtcaaATAACAACCCGATGTTTATATAATGCTtatcgacctgtccccaaattaatatagttggttcagagttcgtttgataattcaacctgcgtgtcctgatcgcgtctggtgtgggtggacaaaatcaacctgcgtgtcctgatcgcgtctggtgtgggtggacaaaatcaacctgcgtgtcctgatcgcgtctggtgtgggtggacaaaatcaacctgcgtgtcctgatcgcgtctggtgtgggtggacaaaatcaacatgcgcttGATGGCGCGCAAACGAgcagtctggtcagcatgttggTGTGTATGTGCAGCCATCCAGTTTCTTTAGTGatagactgtgtgtctgtgtgtgtctgcagttaCCTTAGTGATATAGACCGCGTCACCGCGGAGGGATATGTTCCTACTCAGCAGGATGTGCTTCGTGTCCGGGTCCCCACCACAGGAATCATAGAGTACCCATTTGACCTGGAGAACTGCATCTTCAGGTACCGTCACGGTACTGCAGCGAGGGACTGCTCCTTCTCTGCCTCTGCTGCTGCCACCGACGTCCTCACTATGTCACTGTCCTgcaacacactgacacacacacacccaggtcCCCACATAGCACCTCTCTGAGACTGGGCCCACTCAGGACAACCCAACTGTTATGCAATCGTTGCAGAACCCCAAACTAGAAATTATGCGAAATAGCATTAAAATGGCTTGTTGGGTTGATGCAAAAATGGCTACAACTAAACTAAAGCCTTTTATTGTGAAGGTAAAGACCTGAAACGGCCGTTCTCAGAGTTGCTTTGGGGGGTGAGTGGGTCTGTGTATGGTGCTCGGGTGGTGGTGGAAGCCTAATACGGACCAACACTACTGTTCTAGACTTGGTACGGTCGCCCAAGCCTTCCACACTGGACTGATCCACCTTCTCTGGATTGGTAGGGGGGTGTGGTGGTAATGCTTACTGTCTACCGTGCTTTATATGACTGtggtctgtctctttctgtctctctctctttctccctctgtgtgtAGCTATCTAACTGATCTGGACCGTATCTCAGACAACAACTATCTGCCCACACAGCAAGATGTTCTGAGGGTGCGAATCCCCACCACCGGCATCATAGAGTACCCCTTCGACTTGTCAAGCATCATTTTCAGGTAGACAATGCTAGCGTGCTAACTTTAGCCTAGCAGACATGCCATAGTCAGATGGAGTTGCTAACATTAGCCTAGCAAATACATAATTTTCAGGTAGACAATGCTAACGTGCTAACATGAGCCTAGCAAAAGCATCAGTCAGGTGGCGCGACTAACGTCAGCTTAGAAAAAGCATCCTTTTCACAAGTAGAAGAGGCTAAGGTGCTAACATTAGCCTAGCAAATGCATAATTCAGGAAGGGGATGCTAGCATCAGCATCAGTGCCCTTGTGCAGTCATGTTAAGCAGTGAATCATCCCTTGGCCCTGTTCCATTACTTCTTAAAATGCATTCTCCTTTTCTCAAAGTAATCACAGTTTGGCATGAGAGCATAGGTGAAAGTTAGGGTCCCACATTAAGCTTTCACCAATCCAGTCATGTCATTAATTAGTGGTTACTTTAAATTAAGGAAGGATACACTTATCAGTATTTGGACAGGGCATACCGATGTGTGCGTGTACATCTCGCATGTCATACATTCTGGTTGTTCCATAACTATCATTGAACTCTTCATTCAGCAGTGGACAGAGCTGTGTTTTATTGTAGGCTTGATCTCCACCATTgatctctcccacacacacacacacacacacccaacctcctccactcatacactcacacacatccTCGTGAGTCCAAAGTCCTATATTCTGGCGCCCGTCTTTTTTAAAATGGGtcaccctctttctcctctcctcccctctgttcATCCTGGCAGAGGAAAGGAggtcgtcctctctctctcccagtgaaGGATGTTATTTCGGGCCTGGGGTCCTGCAGGGCTCTGATTGGCTCTTGGTCTCTGTGGACTGCAGTACCCCATGCTACAGCAGGAGGGCGTTTCATCACAAATTAAATCACATACATTCACCTCTGGAAAAAAACAATCTGTTTAATTCAAAGACAGGACTATGCAAATCTAGGCCTCAAAGACCATAGTACTGCTGGTTTCCTTTTCCCTGGATGTTAAATCATTGATTAAGATCACTGACTTAGAACAAGTCTCACCTGGTCTGAGTCAGTTCCTGGTACATAATGTAACTTTATCAGACAGACTAACATTTTACATGACTTAACTTTACTTCTACTTGAATCGTTTAACACAGAAGAACGCTTAACAAAACCTAAAAGACAACCTAGGAAGACAGTGGCAAAGAAAAACGGAAGGAAGAAACCTtgacatgcgcgcacacacacacacacacacacacacacacacacacacacacacacacacacacacacacacacacacacacacacacacacacactccagtcaGAACTACTCGGAGGACACACTCCTGTCGTTCACCCAGCAAAGGAATCCTGCCATCATCAGAGGTGCCTTCTGTATCCCTCCATCTTCTTCCCTTTTGTATTCTCATCCCTTCCTCAGTCTTCATCTGTTCctagtcctctacctcctctctctcgttctcctctTTTTGTCTCACCTCCACCAGGGTTGCACTATTGCGCTTGGCTAATGCTTcaggaacacagacacacacactagggaACGGTGGGAGAGCAGGTTTGCTTTTTTGCCCTCCCATCTTGCCAAGGGGTGGACTAGGTAGAATGTTCCTCCATTCACTGATCCAGGATCTGATATACCTTCATCCCCCTTATGGTTAATATTTGGAATTGGGGTAAGgttatctgatcctagatctgaggTTAGGGGCAACTTGTGAATGGTTTTAGGCACCGCTCACTCTTTACTGATGATCCATTCACTGGGTAACACTTTATGCATAGATAAAGTTATAAACTGCCTACAACATAGGCCTACATAATCTAAATTATGTAATGATAATAAGCAGTTTCAAGTCAGATCTTCAAGAAGTAAAGTGTTACCTACATTTGTTTCCACACTGtatgttacatacagtaccagtcaaaagtttggacacaatcatgtagtaaccaaatcaaaatatatttgagattcttctaagtagccacccttttgccttgatgacagctttgcaaactcttggcattctctcaaccagcttcatgaggaatgcttttccaaacgtcttggagttcccacatatgctgagcacttgttggctgcttttccttcactctgcggtccaactcatcccccaagtgattgtggaggccaggtcatctgatgcagcactccatcactctccttggtcaaatagactTAGACTGCCTGGGTcatttcctgttgaaaaacaaatgatagtcccactaagcacaaacaagatgggatggtgtatcgctgcagaatggtgtggtagccatgctggttaaatgtgccttgaattgtaaataaatcaccgacagtgtcaccagcaaagcacccccacaccatcttGCTTTCCTGttgcagtcctcatgagagccagtttcatcatagcgcttgatggtttttgcgactgcacttaaagaaacgttcaaagttcttgaaattttccgcattgactgaccttcatgtcttaaagtaattatggactgttgtttctctttgcttatttgagctgttcttgtcataatatggacttggtcttttaccaaatagggctatcttctgtataccaaccctaccttgtcacacacaactgattggctcaaacgcattaagaaggaaagaaattccacaagttaacttttaacaaggcacacctgttagatgaaatgcattccagatgactacctcatgaagcagattgagagaatgccaagagtgtgcaaagctgtcatcaaggcaaagggtggctactttgaagaatctcaagtctaaaatatattttgatttgtttaacacttttgtggttactacatgattccatatgtgttatttcatagttttgatgtcttcactattattctacaatgtagaaaatagtaaaaaataaagaaaaccctggaatgagtcggtgtgtccaaacttttgactggtactgtatgtcagttTATGATCTGTGTGTTTTCCACCGTAGGCTTTCCTAACTGTGACCTCTCAGGGCCATAGATGAGACAGAGTTCAGTGAACAAACTGTCCTCCATGTTGCCACCAAACGTTCTCGTTTAGAGTCTCAGTTGAATGGGATTGTCTTGGAACGTTAGGTGCCAAAATGGCGGTCATTAGGATTCTACATCTCAAGTTCACTTTGAACCTTCTCAAGTTTTCCACCATCctctgtatatgtgtgtggttTTGGGCTAGGTCTTCATGTAGCTGTTGAATCCATCCATACACTAACTGTACGTGGAGTTAAATCACAGACATAGAAAATCAATGAGGACTGATTGGCACCAACCCTTCTGCATGGATGGATTCAGGAAGCCATTTTAGAGTTTTTAGACAGTCTtattagttgttctacaaacacaACAACACTGTTTAACATCTCTTCTCTCTCGTCCTCCGTGTCCTGGCACCTCTCCTCCTTCCGTCCATGCTCCAGGATGGTGGATGTAGGGGGTCAAaggtcagagaggaggaagtggatcCACTGTTTTGAGAACGTCACTTCCATCATGTTCCTGGTAGCCCTCAGCGAGTACGACCAAGTACTGGTGGAATCTGACAACGAGGTGTGTACACACGCACTAGGGAAAGGTGGGAGAGATGGTTCGCCTTTTTGTCTACACGGTTTCCCATAGTGAAACATTGGTGCACTAGGTAGAATTTGACTCTTTCCAGTGATCCAGGATCTGATATGCCTTTATCCCCTAATGGTTCATTTTTGGTGTTGTGGTtaggtaatctgatcctagatctgtggttatcATGTCAAAGATACCACACACTCGCCCGCACACATCACggcacacacacatcaaacaccCTTACTAACTGTCCTCTGTCCCGCTGTCAGAACCGTATGGAGGAGAGTAAGGCGTTGTTCAGGACCATCATCACCTACCCCTGGTTCCAGAACTCCTCAGTCATCCTGTTCCTCAACAAGAAGGATCTGCTGGAGGAGAAGATTTCATACTCCCACCTGGTCGACTACTTCCCTGAgtttgatggtgtgtgtgtgtctgtctacagtTACCTTAGTGATATACCGCGTGACTGATGGTTCCTGACTACCGTGATGCGggattcactgtgtgtgtgtgtgtgtgtgtgtgtgtgtgtgtgtgtgtgtgtgtgtgtgtgtgtgtgtgtgtgtgtgtgtgtgtgtgtgtgtgtgtgtgtgtgtgtgtgtgtgtgtgtgtgtgtgtgtgtgtgtttgccccaGGTCCCCAGCGAGATGCCCAGGCGGGCCGGGAGTTTATCCTGAAGATGTTTGTGGACCTGAACCCGGATAGCGACAAGATCATCTATTCCCACTTCACCTGCGCCACGGACACCGAGAACATCCGCTTCGTCTTCGCTGCCGTCAAAGACACCATCCTGCAGCTCAACCTCAAAGAATACAACCTGGTCTGAAAGACTcttgcacgcaaacacacactctTCCCAGTTGCACAGcttagcctacacacacacacttatgaagcttacacacacctacacatctAGTTGATCTTTCCCCCCCTGCTTTTCACTCCAGCGATTTAAGACCCCCCTCTTCCAATATCTCTCCTCCCATTCGCTCTCCCATTCCTTCCTTCTTTCTACCCTTTTGCCATAAGCCTGTCCTCTCCCTCGTTCTCAGCAGCTTGtcagtctcctcttctccacacACATGCCATGACtacgggaggggggggggggggggggggtgtgtgtgtgtgtgtgtgtgtgtgtgtgtgtgtgtgtgtgtgtgtgtgtgtgtgtgagagaaggtGAGGAAGAGGACCAGTGCGGTCAGTGAACTGTGGGTCTTTAACCCTTGAACCCTCAGTCAACTGACCTGAGATCACATCCTCTGATTTGCGGAAGGAGTGACCCAACCGCAAGACAAAAAACACTTGAGGGGGTGACGTTTTTCACTctataaaggaggggctatagactgggaggggggtggagacgatGAGGTAACAAAGGAAGCCACCAGGACGCGAGCAGGAAGTGATGTCACACAGAAGTGAGAGGGCAGACCAAGGATTCTGTTTCCACCTCGCATCGATGAATGTATACTCCGAGTGAGGATCGCAAACGCAAAAAAATATAATTAAATATGTTATAAAGTAATTACGTATGTAGACAAAATACACTAAGACTGAAAGCACCAGAGGGAGAGGAAAAAGCAAATTGATTAAATCTGTGTATCGCTGAGCTTTTTTACAAATAGTTTTTAATAATAGTAACTTGTTGCTATGTCAACTTCTATCCGATGACTAAGAAGTTGTTTGAAAAGTTATAGAAGCGGTTAACAAAACAAAAtcttgtatttaaaaaaattgaaaaatagCCAAAATATCACAAAAACAAGATGGTAATCAGAAACGGACTATAATTTTATCCTTTACAGACGGTTGTGTTTGTTCATGTTTAGGTTTGATCACATCGCTTCCCTCCTTCACTGGTTTACTGACTGATAGATCGAAACCTTCCGTTTGACATCCGCAGTACCACGTTCTGTTTGATACACGCTACATTAAGATTACCGAACATCCGATACTCGCTACTATGTTCTGATTGGACAGTTGCTGAGGGGGAGGGAGTCATGTATGGATATGATGTCATCACCGTACGGTACATCAGTCTGTGAAAGAATGACATCACGTGTTAAGTCGCCCAGCGACCCAATTAGATGTGCTCTGGAGATTCTGGGCAATCCATCCCCACAAATGACACGGTGGCATCCATTATTCCAGACACACAGGAAGCTATATGTTGTTtaccttctttttttttactgtataGACACTTTTGTTTGTTGATGAGAGGTGGTTGTTGATTGGTGGGAGCAGGAGACGTAAGATCCTGTCTCCCAGATGGCCAGGCAAGCATACTCTGAAGTCAAAAAGTTATTGTTTGTGTATATTTCTGTTTGTAAATATATGTACACAGAAACGCTCCTGTACAAAAACACTCTGTGGTACAGTACACCATCTTTGGCAACAACAGAAAAAAGAGAAGAAAATCCATTTTTTTCCCGATAGTGTACTGTTTTTTTGTTTTCCTATGAATTTACTAGTATTTATACTGTGATTCTGGATTTGTTTGATTATTGATAATCAGTTGATTATAAGAGGACTACACACATAGAGGGCTGCAGTGAGAGGAAAGAAACAGTCTCAGAACAGAGGTTCTTAACCATCAGGAGCCTTCTAGTCTAGAACCTTCAGAACATTCTAGATCCTCGGCTCTCCTCTGCAGCTTCTCCCTACTAACACTAGAGCAGATTAGTTATTCACAATATGTTGACAAAAGACATGATATTAAAAGAGTAACtaaataaagatttttttttttttaatttatctAATAATTTATGGAACCAGGTTTGAAGGTGTTGATAATTTGACTGCTTTTGTTTCTATCATGTTGAAATGCGGTCGGGGCTAGACTTGAGTCTAAActgctgtaacaaaacaaacgtCTACTATAGTATGTACTAAATCTCtgctttctttttttctcttaaGACAATTCCAGATGTACTTTGCCATTCTATCTATATCCATGTTAAATTCTATGGTTTTCTTCTCACATTAAGTCACTTTGTTTCGTTTCATTGATGAAAACTTGTATTTCTCCTCTTGGGTTTCTAATAGGCACAGCTCTGTAACTGCATACATAGGAAATGTACCATATGAACGTAGGTGAATTTTTATAACCAGTGATTGGAGACCAGTACGGTCTATGCTTGCTCTGTCGTTGTAATTTAAACACAGTTTGCTTTGTCGTTGGTTTGAGTTGTTTTAGTTCAAGTTCCGAGGCTTGCTTTGATAGAACCAGTGACGTTGCAGATCTACTTTTGAACCTCTTTCTACAGGCAACTTTTCTTCATTATTCTCATTAAGGGCTATCGCCATGCATCAGACAGGCAGATGGGGGAGAACTAGTATAAGACAGGGCTCAATTCGGTTTTCAATTCATGAAGTGAGTGGAAATTCAATGAGTGAATTCAAAAATCCTAGAAAGCGATGGGCAGTAGAGGACAAGGGTACACGGTTGCATTCTGTCCTCAAGGGCTGCAGTCTTGCTGGGTTTTTTCTGTTGCCTTCTAACCAAAAACGGATTTCTACCTGTGAAATCAGGTGTTTGCAATCCCCAGCCAATTGGTAACATTCATTGATCAAGTAAATGCCGGGGAGAAATGAAAACCAGCAGGAATGCAGACTTCGAAGCACTGGGTTGTGCACCCCTGGTTTTAGGTTCACAGTCAACTAAGCCATTCACTCAAGAGTGTTTGTGGGGATCATTTTGTTCAACAAAGACCGTGTGTGAATGCAGCTGTGGTAGGATACATGACCAACACTACCATTCATTTTTTACTTGATCTTTCTCTGGATCAACAGTGGATCAGACAAGCTTCCAGCTCCGAATGAGGGAATCTGTCAAGCCCCAAGTTCCCTACTTCACTGTTTGATGCGTTATCATCAGGGGTGTGATCGtggatcagcttaccctc from Salvelinus namaycush isolate Seneca chromosome 40, SaNama_1.0, whole genome shotgun sequence includes these protein-coding regions:
- the LOC120033549 gene encoding guanine nucleotide-binding protein subunit alpha-11-like isoform X1, with translation MTLESMMACCLSEEAKESKRINAEIDKQLRRDKRDSRRELKLLLLGTGESGKSTFIKQMRIIHGAGYTEEDKRGFIRLVYQNIFTSMQSMIKATENLKIPFKYEQNRSNAMLVKEVDIEKICGFDQPYISAIKTLWADPGIQEAYDRRREYQLSDSTKYYLTDLDRISDNNYLPTQQDVLRVRIPTTGIIEYPFDLSSIIFRMVDVGGQRSERRKWIHCFENVTSIMFLVALSEYDQVLVESDNENRMEESKALFRTIITYPWFQNSSVILFLNKKDLLEEKISYSHLVDYFPEFDGPQRDAQAGREFILKMFVDLNPDSDKIIYSHFTCATDTENIRFVFAAVKDTILQLNLKEYNLV
- the LOC120033549 gene encoding guanine nucleotide-binding protein subunit alpha-11-like isoform X2 — encoded protein: MTLESMMACCLSEEAKESKRINAEIDKQLRRDKRDSRRELKLLLLGTGESGKSTFIKQMRIIHGAGYTEEDKRGFIRLVYQNIFTSMQSMIKATENLKIPFKYEQNRSNAMLVKEVDIEKICGFDQPYISAIKTLWADPGIQEAYDRRREYQLSDSTKYYLSDIDRVTAEGYVPTQQDVLRVRVPTTGIIEYPFDLENCIFRMVDVGGQRSERRKWIHCFENVTSIMFLVALSEYDQVLVESDNENRMEESKALFRTIITYPWFQNSSVILFLNKKDLLEEKISYSHLVDYFPEFDGPQRDAQAGREFILKMFVDLNPDSDKIIYSHFTCATDTENIRFVFAAVKDTILQLNLKEYNLV